TAAACTCAAATAATCATGCATTTGAACATCTGCTTCATTACCTGTTGAATAAATCTTGCTGATTCCAAGTTTAGAGGCAATAAAGGCGTCGTTGACTGAACCGCTTTGAGAGATAATAGAAACAGGTCCTTTTTTTATGGGACGCAGCGGTCTATGTAAAGTACCAATGTATGGGGTGAACTGATTATGCATGTTAAAATAACCCATACAATTGGGTCCAACTATTCGCATGCCTGAACTTGAAGCATGTTCAAGAATAGCTTTCTGTATTTTTTGCCCCTCTAAGCCGCTTTCCCCATAGCCACCTCCAGGAATTACCAGAGCTTTAGCATTTATTTGGCTAGCGTTACTAGCGACTTGAATCATTAGTTTCGGATTGACAAGTCCGATCACCACATCAATCGACTCTCCAATATCTAAAAGAGTTGGGTAGCATTTTGTCCCATCAATATCTTCATATCTTGGATTTACCAGATAAACGCTTCCTTTGAATCCCATCTGGCTTAAGTTTTCTAAAAGTACACGTGTTGCAAAGCGATGATTAGCGCCAACTATAGCTACAGTGTGAGCTTCATTAGTTAATATCTGCAGATTGTCCTTTTTCATGCATATACCTCTCTCAATAATTACTTAAAAACAGCTTATTTTTTACTAAAATTATCAGTATCAGAATAGCCTATATTTTCATCGTATACTTAATTATCTGACCAGTCAATATAAAAAAATATTAGCAAGGATTTGTATTCCTACATTATCATTAAACTATCTATAACGTCATAAAATAACAAATATATCAATAGTTTAGGTGATAGGTCTTTTAAATAGTGATCACATCTAAAACTGTTAGCCAAACCTATAAGCAATATCTTAAATAATTACTTGCTCTATATAATAAAGAAGATATTGCTTACATAGGATTAACAATTAATCTTATTTAAATTTGATTGTTAGGTGGGCATAGAAAACTGCTTTTCTTCTCGTAGCACTGCACTAGGCCAACGTTGAGTAATCGTTTTACGTCGAGTAAAAAATCTTACGCCATCTGGTCCATACATAGCTAAGTCACCGAATAATGAACGTTTCCAACCTCCAAAGCTTTGAGATGCTACGGGTACTGGTAACGGAATATTTACGCCAACCATGCCTACTTGGATATTATCAATAAAATGACGAGCAGCTTCACCATCTCGGGTATAAATGCAGGTGCCATTACCATATTCATGATCATTTATAAGCTGTACGGCCTCGCTCATGGTTTGCACACGCATAACTTGTAAGACAGGACCAAAGATTTCTGCTTCATAACTGTGCATCTCTTTAGTGACGCGATCAATCAAAGTAGGACCAACGAAAAACCCTTTTTCATGGCCTTCTGGTGCAGCATTAGAGCCATCAATGACTAAGTCTGCACCTTGATCAGCCGCACTCTTAATATAATCTAAAATCTTAGATTTATGAGCTTGAGTAATGACAGGGCCAAAGTCGTTACTCTTATCTGAGTGAACGCCAAGTTTTAGCTCTCGTATTGCAGGCTGCAATGCAGCAATCATTTTGTCAGCAGTATCATCACCGACTGCAACTGCAACAGATAAAGCCATACAGCGTTCACCCGATGAGCCAAAAGCTGCGCCTAATAATGAAGTGACTACATTGTCTAAGTCAGCATCTGGCATTACAATCGCATGATTTTTTGCACCACCTAAAGCTTGGCAACGCTTACCTTGTGCTGCGGCTGTCGTATAGATATATTCAGCAATAGGGGTGGAGCCTACGAAGCTAACAGCTTTGACATCTGGATGATGTAAAATTGCGTCGACTGCCTCTTTACCACCGTTCACCACATTGATGACACCATCAGGTAATCCTGCTTCTTGCAAAAGCTTTGCAATAAAAAGTGTGGCACTGGGGTCACGTTCAGAGGGTTTTAAGATGAAAGTATTACCACAAACGATGGCCATAGGAAACATCCATAATGGCACCATGACAGGAAAGTTAAATGGGGTGATACCAGCGACTACTCCTAATGGATGAAACTCACTCCAAGAATCTATATCGGTACCAACATTGCGACTATGTTCACCTTTTAGCAGCTCTGGTGCTCCGCAAGCATATTCGACATTTTCAATGCCACGTTGTAACTCGCCAGCTGCATCATGGATAATTTTTCCATGCTCCTCGCCGACCAGTCTGCATATTTCATCAGCATTTTGCTCTAACAACTCTTTGAATTTGAACATGACTCGAGCGCGTTTTAATGGTGGCGTTTTGCTCCACGCTGGAAAAGCAGCTTTAGCAGCAGCCACTGCCTCACCGATAGTTTTTTCACCACCCAAAGCTACCTGCTTGCTAACCTCACCAGTAGAGGGATTGTAAATAGGTTGAGTTTGGTTCTCATCATTAACCATATTGCCATTAATAAAATGTCCGATAGTTTGCATGATATTGTTTCCTTTAAACGTTTGAATTATAAGTAGGTTAAAATTAAATGACGACTGTCTCAGTTGGGTGAACCGTCAGCTGCGTTATTGTCATTCCATAGCAAGGTATAAAGCTGAATCATTTCTTCTAGGCTGGGTATTCGAGGATTGTTATTAGGCGAACCTGATGCGAATGCTTGTTCACACATAGTGTTTATTAGCTCATCAAAATCAGCTTTTTGAACACCAAATTGTGCCAATGTAGGGACTTGAAGCTCATTATTTAGGCTTTTTAGGTAGTCAACCAAACTGACATTAGCTTGATCATCCGTTTCACTATGCTTAGCAATGCCTAATGCACGGGCGCAATCTGCATAACGATCGGGCGCGCTCGATATGCCAAACTCTGTAATAGTTGGTAGCAACATCGCATTTGATAAACCATGAGGTACATGAAAAAAAGCACCAATCG
The nucleotide sequence above comes from Psychrobacter sp. P2G3. Encoded proteins:
- a CDS encoding CoA-acylating methylmalonate-semialdehyde dehydrogenase, which gives rise to MQTIGHFINGNMVNDENQTQPIYNPSTGEVSKQVALGGEKTIGEAVAAAKAAFPAWSKTPPLKRARVMFKFKELLEQNADEICRLVGEEHGKIIHDAAGELQRGIENVEYACGAPELLKGEHSRNVGTDIDSWSEFHPLGVVAGITPFNFPVMVPLWMFPMAIVCGNTFILKPSERDPSATLFIAKLLQEAGLPDGVINVVNGGKEAVDAILHHPDVKAVSFVGSTPIAEYIYTTAAAQGKRCQALGGAKNHAIVMPDADLDNVVTSLLGAAFGSSGERCMALSVAVAVGDDTADKMIAALQPAIRELKLGVHSDKSNDFGPVITQAHKSKILDYIKSAADQGADLVIDGSNAAPEGHEKGFFVGPTLIDRVTKEMHSYEAEIFGPVLQVMRVQTMSEAVQLINDHEYGNGTCIYTRDGEAARHFIDNIQVGMVGVNIPLPVPVASQSFGGWKRSLFGDLAMYGPDGVRFFTRRKTITQRWPSAVLREEKQFSMPT